Part of the Mycolicibacterium mageritense genome is shown below.
CGCGCACCAGGGCAGCGGCTTCGCCGGCAGCGGTGCGCAGGATTCCGGCGGCGATCGCGTGCAGGTACAGCTGGACCAGGGCACCGCGGGCCCGGTCGACGCCGATTCTCGTGCCCAGCGCGAGCACCTCGTCGTCGGCCACCTCCACATCGGTGAAAATCGTGGTGCCGCTTCCGGTGTGGCGCTGGCCGACCCCGTCCCAATCGTCGGCGTGAGACACCCCGTGGCGATCCGCCGGCACCACGGCCGCGAGCGGTTCTCCGTTCTCGTTCTCCGCGGTCACCCGCAGATAGTCCGAGAACTGCGCGCCCGTGCTGTAGAACTTCCGTCCGGTCAGTCGCAGCCCGTCGGCCGCGCGCACCAATTTGGTGTCGTAGCTCTGTCCGCCCACGCGTTTGGTGCTCTGCTCCGAACTCACGCCGCCGATCAGGCGCCCTTCGGCGACCACCGCGAGCCACCGCTGCTTTGCGGGGGTCACCGGAACGCGCTGCAGTTCTTCGGCATTGGCGAAGTGCACGCGCAGGATGTGGGCCAGGTCCGGATCGGCGGCCGCGAGCGCGATCAGGAATTCGAAGAACTCGACGGCGCTGTAGCCGCCACCGCCCAGTTCAGTGGCCAACCGCACTGCGCCGAGCCGATGTTCGCGGACGAGCTGTAAGCCCAGGTTCGGCGGCTCGTGCCCGCCCTCGTCGAGCCGGCGGCGGTAATCCGTCGCGATCGCGTCGAGCACGTCCTGCAGGTCCGCTCCGCGGGGCGCGGCGATCTGCACGTCTTCAACAGTCATCGGTCGGTCGATCCTTTCTGCGGGCCAGCGGTCGCTGACTCGTCGATCCAGGTGTCGTAGAACCACGGCACCGAGTTGGCCGCGTTGGCGAAGCCCCGCACTCGGGGCGCCACCGCGAAGATCTGGGTGTCCTCCAACAACGGGATGGAGTAGGCGTTGTCGATGACGTAGTTGTTGTATTCCTCAAGCACTTTCAAACGCTGCGCCGGATCGGTCGCGCTGATCTGGGCGTGCAGCAGCCGGTCGATGTTCGGGTCGGCGCCGTCGAGCGCGTAGAGATCGCCGCCCTTGCTGTCGTAGTTCTGCCACAGCCGGACCGGGTCGGCGGTCGGCCAGCCGTTGCGGCGCAAGCCCACCGAGTCCTCGATACTGGCCGTCGGGTAGTTGGCGAAGTCGGTCTGGCGGATCACCAGTCGGATTCCGATGCGCCGGAGTTGGCGCTGGATCAGCTCGTACATGGGTTTGGCGGTGTGGTCGTAGACGTCGACGTAGATCTTCACCGCGAGTTCGTGGCCGTCCTTGATGCGGTAGCCGTCGCCGTTGAGGTGAGTCCACCCGGATGCCTCGAGCCGGCGGACCGCCTCGTCCGGGTCGTAGCGCACCGCGTCGCTGCGATCCGTGTAGCCGGGGAAGTTCTTGGTGACGATGTTCTGGGCGGGTTTCCAGTTGTCGGTGTAGAGGGTGTGCAGGATCTCGTTGCGGTCGATCCCGAATCCGATCGCCTTGCGGACGTTGATGTCTTTCATGAACGGAGCGGTCTGTCGGACGTCGAGCACGTTGGCCAGCCCGGGCGTCCGCAGCCCACGCACATCGAAACCTTCACGCGCGAGCAGACGTTCGTCGGGCGGCTGAGAGTAGCGGATCGCGTCGGCCTGCCCGGCGCGCAGAGCCCCGACCCGCACGCTGTCCTCGGTCACCGGGATGACGGTGATGCTGTCCAGATACGCCTCACCCTGATGCGGTGCGGTCGCCGGAGCCCAGTCGTAGCCGCGGCGCTTGGCGAGCACGACCTTCTTGTCCGGAATCTCGGAGACCGCGACGAACGGCCCGGAGCCGATCAGGTTGGTGACGACGGACTGCTTCTCCTTGCTCGCGTCGATCGTGGCGTCGGCGACCAGGCCCGAGGTGTTCAGCGACAGCACGGCGATGAACGGCGCGTAGGGTTCGGTCAGGGTGACGCGCACGGTGCGCCGCGGATTGTCGGCGGTGATCGAGTCGACCTTGGGGAAGTAGGTGTTGCGGGTTATGCCTTTGGCCTTGTCCCCGTTGGCTTCCCAGTCGAGGTTGCGCCGCACCGATTCGGCGTCGAGCGGTTGACCGTTGCTGTACGTGACGCCGTCGCGGATGGTGAATTCGTAGACGCGCTTCGAGCTGTCCACGGTCCAGCGCTCGGCGATCCACGGGACGAATTCGAAGGTCTTCGGATCCTGGTAGACGAGCCGGTCCAGCAGCTGGTCTTTGAGGAGGCTGTTCTGCCAGTAGCCGACCTGGATCTGCAGCGACGCGGGCGCTTCGGCGTCCAGATAGGTCAGGTCGCCGCCGCGATGACGGCTCGCGTCGTGCTGTTCCGGTGAACCGCAGCCGGCCAGGCCTGCCGTGAGCACCACCGCTGCCACGAGGGCCGCCGCCCGGCGCTGCACGCTCATGCCGCGCGGGCCGGTGCGCCGGGGATGGCGTCGAGCAGACGCCGGGTGTACGCAGCCGTCGGCGCAGTGAAAACGTCCACGGTCGGTCCGGTTTCCACCAGCCGCCCGTGTTCGAGCACGCTGACGTTGTCGGCGACCTGGCGGACCAGGCTGAGGTCGTGGGAGATGAACAGGTAGGTCAACGTCAGCTCGCGCTGCAGTTCGACCAGGAGCTCGACCACCTGCGCCTGCACGGTGACATCGAGTGCCGAGGTCGGTTCGTCGAGCACCAGGATGGGCGGATGCAGCACGAGAGCCCGCGCGAGAACGACCCGCTGCCGCTGTCCGCCCGATATCTCGCGCGGTTTGCGGTCGGCCAGACTGCCCGGAAGACCGACGCGGTCAAGCGCTTCGGCGACATCATGTCGTCTTTGCGCGCGTGACCCGATCCGGTTGATCCGCAACGGTTCGGCGATGGCGTCACCGATCGTGAACCGGGGATCCAGTGCCGCAAGCGGGTTCTGGTGGACCAACTGCAACGTCCGCGCCTGCGCGCGTTGCCGCGCCGGGTCGAACGGTGTGCGCGGGCCGCGACCGACACCGTCGACGACCACCTCGCCGGCATCGAAATCGGTCAGGCCTGCCAGCACCCGGGCCACCGTGGTCTTGCCGGAACCCGATTCACCGACGAGCGCATGGATCGATCCGGTACCGACGTCGAACGTCACCCGGTCCAGTGCCCGGGTCTCGCCGTACTGCTTCACCAGGTCACGGATCTCGAGGATCGGTTCGGCAGCGGGCTGCGGTGAATCCCACGACCGGGCGTACTTGTCCGGGGACAGGGCGGGCGCGTCGGCGATGAGCTGGCGGGTATAGGTGTCCTGCGGTGCCACCAAGACGTTTGCGGTCGAACCGGTCTCGCGCACCACGCCGTCGCGCAGCACGACCACCTGGTCGCTGTGCTGTTCGGCGAGGGCCAGATCGTGTGTGATGAACAGGACACCCAGCTGTCGTTCGCGCCGCAGCTCGTCGAGCAGTTCGAGAATGCGCTGCTGCACGGTGACATCGAGCGCCGACGTGGGTTCGTCGGCGATCAGCAATCGGGGCTCGCCGGCGACGGCGATCGCGATGAGCACCCGTTGCAGCTGGCCGCCCGAGAGTTGGTGCGGGTAGCTGCGGGCCCGCTTGCGCGGTTCGGGGATGCCGACACGGTCGAGCAGCTCGACGGCGCGTGCGTGGGCATCGCGGCGGTCCGCGATCCTGTGCACGACGAGCACTTCGGCGATCTGGTCGCCGATGCGCTTCATCGGATCCAGCGAGCCGAGCGGATCCTGCGGGACGAAACCGATGGTGGCACCGCGCAGCTCACGCCACTGGCGTTGCGGCAAGCCTGTCACCACTCGGTCGGCGACGTGGATCTCGCCTGCGGCCACCCGCCCGTTGTCGGGAAGCAGGCCTTGCGCGGCGCGCGCGATGGTCGACTTGCCCGAACCGGACTGCCCGACCAGCGCGACGACCTCACCGGCATTCACACCGAACGTGACGTCCCGCACCACCGAGCGTGTCCCGTAGTCGATGGTCAGCCCGGAGACTGTAAGCAACGCAGAAGAACTCATGTCAGCCGACCTTCTTTCTGATGATCTGGGCGAGGCGGGACAGGCTCATCACGGTCAGCACGATCGCGACGGACGGGAAGAACACCAAGCCCGGGGCGGAATTGATGTAGTTGCGCCCCTCCGAGATGAGCAATCCCCACTCCGGCTCCGGAGGTTGCGCCCCGTAGCCCAGGAAGCTCAACGAGGCGATGGCCAGTATCGCGGTGCCGAACTGCAGGGCAGCCAACGACAACACCGCCGAGTAGGAGTTGGGCAGCACATGGCGGAACAGCAGTGTCAGGTGACCGGCCCCGAGATGCTCGCTGGCCTCGACGAACGGCAGGTTGCGCGTGGCCAGTACCTCGGAACGGGCCAGCCGGGCGAACACCGCGATCGACGACACGCCGACCGCGATCGCCGCGTTCACCGTGCCGAAGCCGAGCGCCACGATGATCGTGATGGACAGCAGCAGGGTGGGAATCGACAGCAGCACATCGACGATCCGGCTGATGATGCTGTCGGTGGCGCGCCCGAAGTACGCGGCGAACAGACCCAGCGCGGTGCCGACGACCAGACCGATCACCACGGCGATGAACGACCCTGCGATGGTGGCCGCTGTGCCGGCAACGACCCGGCTCAGCAGGTCACGCCCGATGTAGTCGGTGCCGAACGGATGGGCGAGGCTCGGGCCCGCCAGCGGCAGCGCGGGATTCTCCTGCAGCGGATCGTAGGGGGCGATCACATCCGGCGCTGCGATCATCGCCGCGACGAGTACCAGGAATGCCAGCGGCACGGCATCCCACGCGCTGATCCCGCGCAGCCGGCCGATCCGGGGGATCTGCACCGAGGACGGCAGTACGCCCGTCGTGCTCATGCGCTCACCGCCGCGGCCCGGGGCGCCGACCGTTCGATCCGGGGGTCGATCAGCGGATAGAGCAGATCCACAGCGAGATTGACGATCACAAAGGTGGCCGAGACCGTGATCACGACCGCCTGGATGATCGGGGTGTCCTGGTTGCGCACCGCGGTCTCCGTGAGATAGCCGATGCCGGTGCGGTTGAAGATGGTTTCGGTGATGACGGAGCCGGCGAGCAGTTCGCCGACGGTGATCGCGACGATGGTCACGGTGGGGATGGATCCGTTCTTGAGGAGGTGGCCGAAAATTATCCGCTGGTCGCCAAGGCCTTTGGCGCGTAACACCTCGACGTAGGGTTGCCCGGCGGCGTTGCTCAACCCCTGGATCAACACTTGCGCGATCGGTGCGGCAACGGGCAGTGCGAGCGGCAACGCTGCCAGCACAGTCGATCGAAGACCCTCGTCACGCACTGCCGACACCCAGCCAAGCTGGAACGAGAAAAGCTGTAGTGCAACAAGACCCGTGACGAACACCGGGATGGACAGGAATGCCGGCGGCAGCGCCCGAGCGGCTTCCCGCACAGTCGGCCACGGTGCGAACACCGCGGCCAGCGCGATCGCGAAACCCAGCAGTGCGGCCAGGACGAACGCCACGCCGGCAAGGGCCAGCGTGGAGGGCAGTGCGTGGGCCAGCAGACGCGACACCGACTGGCCGCTGTTGAGCGAGAATCCGAGATCGCCTGTGAACAGCCGCTGTACCGAGACGCCGAACTGCACGACTGCCGGGTCGCTGAGGCGGTAGTAGTCCCGCAACACCTGGGCGTCCTGGTCGGAGATGGGGTTCTCGGGATTGGAGATCTGCTGCTCGATCGGATCGCCCGGCAGTACGTTGAGCACGAAAAATACTGCGGTGTAGGCCAGTACGATCACCACCGCTGACTGGGCGATACGCCGCAGCGTGAAACTCAACACGACTGCGAAGCTATTGCCCACTCGGGCGGACGACGAGAATTCGCACCTTTAGGAACTTTAAGCCGACAGTTCACTTGTACTTAAGCGTTACCGGCACCGGCATTTGGACTTCGGCTGATCGCAATAATTGTCTGATCCGGCGGTCGACGTAGCGTCGAATTCATGGCTGTCACATTGTCGGTCGGGGTGGAGGTGATCGGTGACGGGCTCACCGGGATTCCGGCACGGGGTATCGCAGATCTGGCCCGGCGGCTCGAAAGAGCGGGGGTGGCCTACTGGGTGATCGGCGCCGAGCGGGGCGAGGCCGGTGAGGAGCCCGCGACAAGCCTCGATGCGTCGCTCATCGCCACGATCGCGGCCCGGCACAGCTCCACCCTGGGCCTGGTCGTGGCCGCGGCCGGGCACCGAGACCACCCCTACAACCTGGCGCGCCGGCTGGTATCGGTCGACCACGCCGCACAGGGCCGGGTCGGCTGGCTCGCCCTCGACTTCGATCATCGCATCGCGCTCAATGCCGCGACCGACACCTGGACCGGCGCTGAACTCGACCCGGTGCACACCGCACACGCCATCACCGCGGTACGGACGCTGTGGCGCACGTGGCCGCTCGATTCGGTGGTGGGTGACCTGACCACCGGGGTCTTCGCCGACACGGCCCGCATCCGCCGAGCCGACGTGCATGAGGGTTACGCCATCTCGGGACCGCTGAACGTGCCCGGTTCGGTGCAGGGCGATCTTCCGGTGTGGCAGCAGGTGCCGCCGGGCACACCCGCACCGGGCGCGGACCTGGTGATTGTCGAGGACGGCGATCCCATCCCGGCAGACAGTGCCGCGGTGGTGCGACTGCGTGCGGCCGAGGGAATCGGTGCCGCACTCGACAGGATCGCCCGGTCCGGCGCGGCCTCCGGTGTGGTGTTGCGGCTGAAACCTTCTGCGCTGCAGGACGTGCTGGAGAAGGTCCTGCCCGATGCGCGCCGCCTCGGGGTCGTGGCGAGCCCCGGCGCGGGAACGCTGCGCGACCGGCTGGGCCTGCCGGTGCCGGCCTACCCGGACCTGTCCGATCACCCCGTTGTCTTCGATACTGCCCCGACCCCGGGAGGGCGACTGTGACCGAGCGTCAATTGATCCTCAACGTCAATGTGCTCAACGTCGGCATCCATACCGGTTCCTGGCAACGGAGCACAGAACCGCCCACGTCGTTCACCGATCCGGGCTACTACGCGCGTATGGGGCGGATCGCCGAACGGGGCAGGCTCGACGCGCTGTTCCTCGCCGACGGCCCGGCCCTGCGTGAGCATCCGGCGCTGCGGCCTTCGCAGGCGCTGGAACCCAGCGTCATCCTGGCGTCGGTCGCGGCCGAGACTGAGCACCTCGGCCTGATCGGGACGCTGTCCTCGACCTTCAACGACCCGGTCGAACTGGCTCACCGGATGCTGGCGCTCGACGAGCTCTCGGGTGGCCGGTCGGCCTGGAACGTCGTCACGACGTATTCACTGCCCGCGGGTGGCAATTTCGGCCTGGCCGATTACCCGGACCGCTCGACGCGTTACCGGCGCGCCGCCGAGTTCGTGGATGTGGTGCGGGCCCTGTGGCGCGACGCGGCCGACGCCAGCGGGCGCGGCATCGACCATCACGGCGAGTTCTTCACGGTCGTCGGGTCGCTGCCGCAGGGCCCGTCGCCGCAGGGCTATCCGCTGCTGGTGCAGGCGGGCGGGTCACCGCAGGGTAGGGAGCTGGCCGGGCGCATCGCCGACGCGGTCTTCAGCGCCGAGCTCGATCTCGGTGCGGGCATCGACCACTACCGGTACGTCAAGGATGTCGCCGTGGCCCACGGCCGCCGCCGGGGCGACGTCAAGATCCTGCCCGGGTTGATCACCACGATCGGCAGCGACCGGGCCGAAGCCGAGCGGCGCTACGAGGAGCAGAACGCCCTGCTGCCGACCGGCCACGATCTGGAACGGTTGTCGCAGGTGCTCGGCGAGGATCTGTCGGGGCTTCCGCTCGACGCGCCGGTGCCCGCGCGGCTGCTCGGCGAGGTCGCCGATCCGGCGAAATTCGGTGCATCGCTGGGCTTCCGGGAATCCATCGTCAGGCTCATCGAAACCGGACGGCTCACGCTGCGGCAGGCGGTGCGCGAGTTCAGCGGGGCCGGACACCGCGTGATCGTCGGGTCACCGGTGGACGTGGCCGACACGATCGAACACTGGTTCCTGGCCGGCGCGGCCGACGGGTTCAACCTCATGCCCGACGTGTTCCCCGACGGCCTGGAGGTCTTCGTCGACGAGGTGGTGCCGCTGCTGCAGGAACGCGGGATTTTCCGCACCCAGTACGCCGAATCGACACTGCGGGAGCGGTTCACGGGGCTGCCGTACCCGGTCGGTGCGTTGAGCCTGGTGCCCCGGCGCCTGGCGTAACAGCCGCGGGTACCTTGTTAGCGTGGACACCCCGGTAGCCGTCGTCACAGGAGCCAGCCGTGGCGCGGGGCGCGGAATCGCCGCGGCCCTGCTCTCCGACGGCTGGCGCGTCTACGGAACCGGCCGCACCGTGACCGACCTGGGGGAGCGCGGCATCGCGGTGCAACTCGACCATTCCGACGACGCGGCAGTCGGGGCGCTGTTCGAGCGGGTCGGCACCGAGGCCGGTCGGCTCGATCTGCTGGTCAACAACGCCGCCGCGATCCACGACGACCTGGTCAACCCGAAGCCGTTCTGGGAGAAGCCCATCGAGCTGGCCGATGTGCTCGACGTCGGCTTGCGGTCGGCGTACGTCGCATCGTGGTACGCCGCTCCGCTGCTGGTGGCGGGCGGGAAGGGGTTGATCGCGTTCACGTCGTCGCCCGGCTCGGTGTGCTACCTGCACGGCCCGGCGTACGGGGCCCAGAAGGCCGGTGTGGACAAGCTGGCCGCCGACATGGCGGTCGATTTCCGCGGCACCGGCGTCGCCACGGTGTCGATCTGGATGGGGATTCTGTTGACCGACAAGCTGCGGGCCGCGTTCGCTGGGCAACCCGATGCCTTGGCCAAGACCGCCGATCACGCCGAAACCCCGGAATTCACCGGGCATCTGATCAACGCGCTCTATCGCGACCCACAGCTCGCGGAGCTGTCCGGGCACACGGTGATCGGTGCCGAGCTCGCGGCGCGCTACGGCATCACCGATGCGGAGGGCCGGGTTCCGCCCTCGCACCGCGAGATGCTCGGAGCACCGCGCGAGCCCAGTGCGGTCGTGGTGCGCTGAGAGCTCCCACCGGCGTGTTGCCGATGCGAATTCTGCGTCGCTGACGCCGCCGAGAAACAGCACGTGACCTGCGACACAGTCGCAGCGTGTGGCGTTCGCTGCCGGATCGGCTCGCCGAAATGTGCCCGACTTCGCGGTGTCGCGCGCGGACAATGCCCCTATGCGCGAGAAAGGATTACTTCGACTCATGGCCATTGCCGGTGTAGTGGGCCTGGCGGCGTGCGGTAGCGCAACCGACACCGGCGACGAGCCGGTAGGGGCGCCGTCGATCACCGACGAGGCGTTCGGCCAGGTGGGCGGAACCCCGGTGACCCGCTACACGCTCGACAACGGGCGCGGCATGCGGGTACGAATCCTCAACTACGGCGGAATCATTCAGTCGATCGACGTGCCCGACCGCGACGGGACGGCCGGCAACGTAGTGCTCGGCTTCCCGGACCTGGACGGCTATCTCAACAACACCGGCGACGCCAAGACCTACTTCGGTGCGATCATCGGCCGCTACGGCAATCGAATCGCCAAGGGCGCCTTCTCGCTCAATGGTGCCAGACACCAGATACCCGTCAACAACAACGGCAACAGCCTGCACGGCGGCACGGCCGGCTTCGACTCGAAGGTATGGCGGGCAACGCCCGCGAACGCGAGCGACAGCGTCGGCCTCAAACTCGAATACGTCAGCCCCGCAGGTGAAATGGGCTATCCCGGAGCGCTGACCACGACCGTCACCTACACCGTGGATCGGGAAAACCAGCTGCGCATCGACTATCACGCGACCACCGATGCACCCACCGTCGTCAACCTGACCAACCACAGCTACTTCAACCTGGCCGGCGAGGATGCGCTGAACATCTACGACCAGAAGCTCACCATCAACGCCGACAGCTACACGCCGACCGATTCCACCCAGATCCCGACCGGTCAGATCACGCCCGTGAAAGACACCCCGTTCGACTTCACGTCCCCGACTCCGATCGGGGCCCGCATCACCGCAAACGACCCGCAGCTGCTGCTCGCCCACGGTTACGACCACAACTGGGTGATCAACCGCGGCAACGAAACCGGCCTGGTGCAGGCGGCCAAGGCCGAGGATCCACAGACCGGTCGTACCCTGACCGTGTCCACCACCGAACCCGGCGTGCAGGTCTACACATCCAACTTCCTCGAAGGGGCGTTCACCGGCACGAGCGGCCACAGTTACCGGCAAGGTGCGGGGTTCACGATGGAAACCCAGCACTTCCCGGACTCACCGAACCAGCCGAGTTTCCCGTCCACGACCCTCAACCCGGGGCAAAGCTACGATTCGACAACTGTTTTCGCCTTCGGCGTAGCCGTGTCGTGACTTACACGGTGACCGGGCCGACACCCCAGATGTCGTCGCAGTACTCGGTGATCGCCCGGTCGGAGGAGAACTTGCCGCTGCGCGCGGTGTTCCGGATCGACATCCGGGTCCACGCCGGGATGTCCTGCCACGCCACGCTCACCCGGTCCTGGCAGGCGACATAGGACTGGTAATCCGCCAGCACCAGGAACGGGTCGTCGTGGCGCAGGTTGTCGGCCAGGGGACGGAACACCTCGGTGTCACCGTGTGAGAAGGCGCCCGAGGCAATGAGATCCAGCACCGTCGCGAGTTCGGCGTCGGTGTAATCAGACGGGCGGTAGCCGCCGCGCTTGATCTCCTCGACCTCGTCGACGGTCAGGCCGAACAGGAAGAAGTTCTCGGCGCCTGCCTCGGTACGCATCTCGACATTGGCGCCGTCGAGGGTTCCGATGGTCAGTGCGCCGTTCATCATGAACTTCATGTTGCCGGTGCCCGACGCTTCCTTGCCCGCGGTCGAGATCTGCTCGGACAGGTCGGCAGCCGGGTAGATCAGATGCGCGTTCTGCACGTTGAAGTTCGGCACGAACGCCACCTTGAGGAACCGGTTGACATCGGGATCGTTGTTCACCGTCTCGCCGACGGCGTTGATCAGCTTGATGATTCGCTTCGCCAGGAAATAGCCGGGTGCGGCCTTCCCGCCGAAGATGAAGGCCCGCGGCGGGATCTCAAGGCCGGGATTCTGCTTGAGCCGGTGGTACAACGTGGCGATGTGCAGCACGTTGAGGTGCTGGCGCTTGTACTCGTGGATGCGCTTGACCTGAATGTCGAAGAGCCAGTCGGGATTCAGGTCCACGCCTGCCGAAGCCAGGATGTACTCGGCGAGCCTGGCCTTGTTGGCCCGCTTGACCGCACGCCAACGGTCCCCGAACGCGGGATCGTCGACGAACGACTCCAGGCCGCGCAACCTGACCGGATCCGACAGCCAGCCCTCGCCGATGGTGTCGTCGAGCAGTTCGCGCAAGCCCGGGTTGGCCAGCGCCAGGAACCGCCGCGGCGTCACACCGTTGGTCTTGTTGGAGAAGCGCTCCGGCCACATCTCGTAGAAGTCCTTGAGCACACTGGATTTCAGCAGCTCGGAGTGCAGCGCGGCGACGCCGTTGACGGCATGGCTGCCGACGGTGGCCAGGTGCGCCATCCGCACGCTCTTGCCGTTGTCCTCGCCGATCAGCGACATGCGCCGCAACCGGTCGGGGTCGCCGGGGAATTTCTCGGCCACCTCGTCGAGGAAACGTCGGTTGATCTCGTAGATGATCTCCAGATGCCGCGGCAAGGATTCGCCGAACATCGCCAGCGGCCAGGTCTCCAACGCCTCCGGGAGCAGGGTGTGGTTGGTGTACCCGAACGTCGCCACGGTGATGTCCCAGGCTTCGTCCCAGCCCAGTTGGCGCTCGTCGACCAGCAACCGCATCAGCTCGGCCACTCCGATGGACGGGTGAGTGTCGTTGAGCTGCAACGCGAACCGCTCGGGCAGCTCATGCACGGACACGTCGGCCAGGTCATCCATGATGTGCAGCACATGCTGCAGCGAGCACGACACGAAGAAGTACTGCTGGAGCAGGCGCAGGCGCTTGCCGACCTCGGGCTCGTCGTTGGGGTAGAGCACCTTGGTCACTGTCTCGGAGTTGACCTCGTCCTCGACGGCCTTGTAGTAGTCGCCGGTGTTGAACGCGTCCAACGCGAACGACTTGACGGCCCGGGCGCTCCACAGCGTCAGCACGTTGCACGTCTTCACGCCGTAGCCCTGGATCGGGGTGTCGTAGGCGACGCCTTTGAGCACCCGGCCTGGAACCCACCGGACCCGGTCGTGGCCGGCGTCATCGGTGTAGTGCTCGGCGTAGCCGCCCCAGTTGACCAGATAGCTCACATCGGGTTTGGCGATCTCCCAGGGGTTTCCGTTGTCGAGCCAGTTGTCGGTCTTCTCGACCTGCCAGCCGTCATGGATCTCCTGGTCGAAGATGCCGAATTCGTATCGGATGCCGTAGCCGATCGCGGGCCGCTCCAGCGTCGCAAGCGAATCGAGGTAGCACGCGGCGAGCCTGCCGAGGCCGCCATTGCCCAGCCCCGGTTCCTCTTCACAGGCCAGTACCTGGTCGAGATCCTGGCCCAACTCGGCCAGTGCGGCCCGGGCGGCCGACTCGATCTGCAGGTTCAGCAGATTGGCGCCCAGCTGCGGCCCCATCAGGAATTCGGCGGACAGGTAGCACGTGACCTTGCGGCCCAGGTCCAGGGACGTCTGCGTGGACGCCACGCGGTTGTTCTGCATCCGGTCGCGCACCGCAAGGGCGAGGGCCCGGTAGTAGTGCTCGGGCCGCAACGCCGCCGCGGGGCGCCCGATCGAGTAGCGCAGATGGTCCACGATGCCCCGGCGCAGCGCGTCGGCGGACAGTCCCGTGCGGCTGTGTTCGTGGGCGGGGGCGGGGCTGGCGGCGGCCGGGGCGACATCGGTCATGACGCGAAGCATGACAGGGTTGCGTGCACGCTTGGCGGGAGATTGGCGTCAGACAGGTGAACGACGGCTATATCGCCCTCAGATATCTGCCGGTCACGACGCGTTGCACGAGTCGGGTCGCCGGTCCGC
Proteins encoded:
- a CDS encoding dipeptide ABC transporter ATP-binding protein, with product MSSSALLTVSGLTIDYGTRSVVRDVTFGVNAGEVVALVGQSGSGKSTIARAAQGLLPDNGRVAAGEIHVADRVVTGLPQRQWRELRGATIGFVPQDPLGSLDPMKRIGDQIAEVLVVHRIADRRDAHARAVELLDRVGIPEPRKRARSYPHQLSGGQLQRVLIAIAVAGEPRLLIADEPTSALDVTVQQRILELLDELRRERQLGVLFITHDLALAEQHSDQVVVLRDGVVRETGSTANVLVAPQDTYTRQLIADAPALSPDKYARSWDSPQPAAEPILEIRDLVKQYGETRALDRVTFDVGTGSIHALVGESGSGKTTVARVLAGLTDFDAGEVVVDGVGRGPRTPFDPARQRAQARTLQLVHQNPLAALDPRFTIGDAIAEPLRINRIGSRAQRRHDVAEALDRVGLPGSLADRKPREISGGQRQRVVLARALVLHPPILVLDEPTSALDVTVQAQVVELLVELQRELTLTYLFISHDLSLVRQVADNVSVLEHGRLVETGPTVDVFTAPTAAYTRRLLDAIPGAPARAA
- a CDS encoding ABC transporter permease — its product is MSTTGVLPSSVQIPRIGRLRGISAWDAVPLAFLVLVAAMIAAPDVIAPYDPLQENPALPLAGPSLAHPFGTDYIGRDLLSRVVAGTAATIAGSFIAVVIGLVVGTALGLFAAYFGRATDSIISRIVDVLLSIPTLLLSITIIVALGFGTVNAAIAVGVSSIAVFARLARSEVLATRNLPFVEASEHLGAGHLTLLFRHVLPNSYSAVLSLAALQFGTAILAIASLSFLGYGAQPPEPEWGLLISEGRNYINSAPGLVFFPSVAIVLTVMSLSRLAQIIRKKVG
- a CDS encoding ABC transporter permease, translating into MLSFTLRRIAQSAVVIVLAYTAVFFVLNVLPGDPIEQQISNPENPISDQDAQVLRDYYRLSDPAVVQFGVSVQRLFTGDLGFSLNSGQSVSRLLAHALPSTLALAGVAFVLAALLGFAIALAAVFAPWPTVREAARALPPAFLSIPVFVTGLVALQLFSFQLGWVSAVRDEGLRSTVLAALPLALPVAAPIAQVLIQGLSNAAGQPYVEVLRAKGLGDQRIIFGHLLKNGSIPTVTIVAITVGELLAGSVITETIFNRTGIGYLTETAVRNQDTPIIQAVVITVSATFVIVNLAVDLLYPLIDPRIERSAPRAAAVSA
- a CDS encoding ABC transporter substrate-binding protein yields the protein MSVQRRAAALVAAVVLTAGLAGCGSPEQHDASRHRGGDLTYLDAEAPASLQIQVGYWQNSLLKDQLLDRLVYQDPKTFEFVPWIAERWTVDSSKRVYEFTIRDGVTYSNGQPLDAESVRRNLDWEANGDKAKGITRNTYFPKVDSITADNPRRTVRVTLTEPYAPFIAVLSLNTSGLVADATIDASKEKQSVVTNLIGSGPFVAVSEIPDKKVVLAKRRGYDWAPATAPHQGEAYLDSITVIPVTEDSVRVGALRAGQADAIRYSQPPDERLLAREGFDVRGLRTPGLANVLDVRQTAPFMKDINVRKAIGFGIDRNEILHTLYTDNWKPAQNIVTKNFPGYTDRSDAVRYDPDEAVRRLEASGWTHLNGDGYRIKDGHELAVKIYVDVYDHTAKPMYELIQRQLRRIGIRLVIRQTDFANYPTASIEDSVGLRRNGWPTADPVRLWQNYDSKGGDLYALDGADPNIDRLLHAQISATDPAQRLKVLEEYNNYVIDNAYSIPLLEDTQIFAVAPRVRGFANAANSVPWFYDTWIDESATAGPQKGSTDR
- a CDS encoding acyl-CoA dehydrogenase family protein; translation: MTVEDVQIAAPRGADLQDVLDAIATDYRRRLDEGGHEPPNLGLQLVREHRLGAVRLATELGGGGYSAVEFFEFLIALAAADPDLAHILRVHFANAEELQRVPVTPAKQRWLAVVAEGRLIGGVSSEQSTKRVGGQSYDTKLVRAADGLRLTGRKFYSTGAQFSDYLRVTAENENGEPLAAVVPADRHGVSHADDWDGVGQRHTGSGTTIFTDVEVADDEVLALGTRIGVDRARGALVQLYLHAIAAGILRTAAGEAAALVRDRHRTYTFATAETPSGDPQLLAVVGEIDAVAYAAEAVVLRAATELASALDAARVSGVDAGLETRASIAAARVKVAIEDPALRAASRIFDVGGASSVRASTHLDRHWRNLRTLFSHNPTVYKARVLGDVAVNGAALPDSGFY
- a CDS encoding LLM class oxidoreductase, yielding MAVTLSVGVEVIGDGLTGIPARGIADLARRLERAGVAYWVIGAERGEAGEEPATSLDASLIATIAARHSSTLGLVVAAAGHRDHPYNLARRLVSVDHAAQGRVGWLALDFDHRIALNAATDTWTGAELDPVHTAHAITAVRTLWRTWPLDSVVGDLTTGVFADTARIRRADVHEGYAISGPLNVPGSVQGDLPVWQQVPPGTPAPGADLVIVEDGDPIPADSAAVVRLRAAEGIGAALDRIARSGAASGVVLRLKPSALQDVLEKVLPDARRLGVVASPGAGTLRDRLGLPVPAYPDLSDHPVVFDTAPTPGGRL